CAGGACAGGAATCAGTTAACGGTGACGACCACGGGAGTCCCGACATCAACCTGTTGAAACAGTGTGACCACATCCTTGTTCAGCATGCGAATACATCCCAGGCTGACTGCCGAACGCAGCTTCACCCAATTGGGCCAGGCCGTTCCATGAATCGCGTATTCGCCTGATCCAACCTGGAAATAGGCCATGTAGCGAACACCCACCGGATTCTTGGGACCCGGTGCAATCACCTTGCCTCCCTTGTGATAGACCGGTGCCTCTTCCTTGCGTGTGATGGCATAACTGCCTGCAGGGGTTGGAGATTCAGGAGCACCGATCGCAACGGGGAAACGCTCCACCACCTTTCCATTATCGAACAGGGTGAGGTAACGATCCTTGAGGCTGATTTCAATGGCCTTCTCTGCCCTTGCAGGCATTTGGAGCAGAGCGAGAGTCAGCAAAGCCAACCCTGCAGATCCAGCAATCCGCCTCAATCGAAAAACCATGCCTCGGGACTCACATTCCGCGACATTGTGACCCAAGAACGGATGCGGCTACCGTCTCACAACTGCTGCTCTGACCTGTGACTCACTTCCAGGCGTTCCGTTCCGCACTCAGAAGTCTTCCCGCCAGGGGGATTGCCGCTGCCGTTCTCGGTGTGTCTTGCGGGATGACCCATAGAGCTGAAGCAGGGTTCTCTCCGCAAGAACTGGCGGCTTTTGAGATCACGGAAATGAAAGCCACCGTGACCACAGCCCTTCCGGAACAGAAGGTGATCGAGGTGATCGATCCACATGGTCACAAGGAAATCCTCACCGTGGGGATCGATCTCGAACCCCTTGGTCTGGAGCAAGGCGACGAGGTTTCACTTTCCATTCTTGATGGCCTCGTGGTCGAGCTGGAAGCCAGTACCAACCAGGACCTGAGTTTCAACCGCGAAGACATCATTCTTCCCGAGGACATGGGCAAGCTGAAAAAAGGCATGCGTGTGGCGCTGGCCTCTGGGACAGCTCAGGTCATCAGCATCGATCGGCAAGACAACAGCATCGATCTGCTGGGGCCCCTCGGTGGCATTAACAACCTGGATGTGGTGATCACCGATGGAGCCAACCCCTTTGATCGCATTCAAGTTGGTGACACCGTTGATTTTCGACTGATCCAGCCCCTGGCTGTGAATGTGCGCAAATTGCCCGACTCGACCAAAGGCCAGGTCCTCAAGGGCTATCGAGGCCATGGAGAGCCACTGCTGGTGAGCCCTCTGGCTGCCCAGGAGGTCAGCCTGAAAAGCGAGCTGCTTGAAGCCTTTGAGCTCGCTCAGCTCACAGCCAGCATCGAACAGCTGGTTCCTGGTCAAAAGCTGCTCAGGGTGAAGGGAGCTCGAGGCCACAGCATGCTGATCACTTCAGCGATCGACCCGACCGCAGCTGGGCTCAAGGTCGGAGATCAAGTGAACATTGAAATGCTGCAAGGACTGGTGGTGGATCTGCGCAGCTCTCAGCAGAATCAGCTCACTCTCCAGAGAGAGGACCGCGAGCTGGGTCGTGATTTCGGACCGGTGCCTGCTG
Above is a window of Synechococcus sp. BIOS-E4-1 DNA encoding:
- a CDS encoding L,D-transpeptidase; amino-acid sequence: MVFRLRRIAGSAGLALLTLALLQMPARAEKAIEISLKDRYLTLFDNGKVVERFPVAIGAPESPTPAGSYAITRKEEAPVYHKGGKVIAPGPKNPVGVRYMAYFQVGSGEYAIHGTAWPNWVKLRSAVSLGCIRMLNKDVVTLFQQVDVGTPVVVTVN